A window of Gopherus evgoodei ecotype Sinaloan lineage chromosome 13, rGopEvg1_v1.p, whole genome shotgun sequence contains these coding sequences:
- the PXMP2 gene encoding peroxisomal membrane protein 2 isoform X1 — MCPALSKPRPGPLPRRLLARYLLLLRLHPLLTKAASSAVLSALGSLLSQVIERSRKKPGSSKSLDLSEPLRFAIYGFLFTGPLSHYFYLYLEQLIPSNVPFAMVKRLLLDRLVVAPPFLLLFFFVMNLLEGKDLSAFAEKIKSGYWVALKMNWKVWTPVQFINVNYVPMQFRVLFGNLVALFWFAYLASIKKR, encoded by the exons ATGTGCCCGGCGCTCTCCAAGCCGCGGCCGGGGCCGCTGCCCCGCAGGCTGCTCGCCCGgtacctgctgctgctgcggctCCACCCGCTGCTCACCAAGGCGGCGTCCAG TGCTGTTTTGTCAGCGCTTGGGAGCCTCCTGTCCCAGGTCATTGAGAGGAGCCGGAAGAAGCCAGGGTCATCCAAAAGCCTGGACCTGAGTGAGCCCTTGAGATTCGCCATCTATGG GTTCCTGTTCACAGGGCCACTCAGTCACTATTTCTACCTGTACCTGGAGCAGCTGATCCCATCAAATGTCCCCTTTGCCATGGTCAAGAGGCTTCTGCTGGACCGTCTGGTTGTTGCTCCAcccttcctgctgctcttctTCTTCGTCATGAACCTGCTGGAG GGGAAGGATCTGTCTGCGTTTGCTGAGAAGATAAAGAGTGGTTACTGGGTAGCACTCAAAATGAACTGGAAAGTGTGGACCCCAGTCCAGTTCATTAATGTCAATTATGTCCCTATGCAG TTTCGGGTGTTGTTTGGAAACCTCGTTGCACTCTTCTGGTTTGCCTACCTGGCCTCCATCAAGAAGCGATAG
- the PXMP2 gene encoding peroxisomal membrane protein 2 isoform X2 → MGTLWPCLTGSAVLSALGSLLSQVIERSRKKPGSSKSLDLSEPLRFAIYGFLFTGPLSHYFYLYLEQLIPSNVPFAMVKRLLLDRLVVAPPFLLLFFFVMNLLEGKDLSAFAEKIKSGYWVALKMNWKVWTPVQFINVNYVPMQFRVLFGNLVALFWFAYLASIKKR, encoded by the exons ATGGGAACACTGTGGCCTTGCCTCACAGGAAG TGCTGTTTTGTCAGCGCTTGGGAGCCTCCTGTCCCAGGTCATTGAGAGGAGCCGGAAGAAGCCAGGGTCATCCAAAAGCCTGGACCTGAGTGAGCCCTTGAGATTCGCCATCTATGG GTTCCTGTTCACAGGGCCACTCAGTCACTATTTCTACCTGTACCTGGAGCAGCTGATCCCATCAAATGTCCCCTTTGCCATGGTCAAGAGGCTTCTGCTGGACCGTCTGGTTGTTGCTCCAcccttcctgctgctcttctTCTTCGTCATGAACCTGCTGGAG GGGAAGGATCTGTCTGCGTTTGCTGAGAAGATAAAGAGTGGTTACTGGGTAGCACTCAAAATGAACTGGAAAGTGTGGACCCCAGTCCAGTTCATTAATGTCAATTATGTCCCTATGCAG TTTCGGGTGTTGTTTGGAAACCTCGTTGCACTCTTCTGGTTTGCCTACCTGGCCTCCATCAAGAAGCGATAG